The Prionailurus bengalensis isolate Pbe53 chromosome D2, Fcat_Pben_1.1_paternal_pri, whole genome shotgun sequence genome window below encodes:
- the ZDHHC16 gene encoding palmitoyltransferase ZDHHC16 isoform X4, translating into MRGQRSLLLGPARLCLRLLLLLGYRRRCPPLLRGLVQRWRYGKVCLRSLLYNSFGGSDTAVDAAFEPIYWLVDNVIRWCGVVFVVLVIVLTSSIVAIAYLCVLPLILRTYSVPRLCWHFFYSHWNLILIVFHYYQAITTPPGYPPQGRNDIATVSICKKCIYPKPARTHHCSICNSYGSWDLFREAYAAIETYHQTPPPTFSFRERVTHKSLVYLWFLCSSVALALGALTVWHAVLISRGETSIERHINKKERRRLQAKGRVFRNHYNYGCLDNWKVFLGVDTGRHWLTRVLLPSSHLPHGNGMTWDPLPG; encoded by the exons ATGCGGGGCCAGCGGAGCCTGCTGCTGGGCCCCGCCCGCCTCTGCCTGCGCCTGCTTCTGCTCCTGGGCTACAGGCGCCGCTGCCCACCTCTGCTCCGGGGCCTGGTACAGCGCTGGCGCTATGGCAAGGTCTGCCTGCGCTCCCTGCTCTACAACTCCTTTGGTGGCAGTGACACCGCTGTCGATGCTGCCTTTGAGCCTATCTACTGGCTGGTGGACAACGTGATCCGTTGGTGTGGGGTG GTGTTCGTGGTGTTGGTGATCGTGCTGACCAGCTCCATTGTGGCCATCGCCTACCTGTGTGTCCTGCCTCTCATCCTCCGAACATACTCAGTGCCACGGCTCTGCTGGCACTTCTTCTACAGCCACTGGAATCTGATCCTCATCGTCTTCCATTACTACCAGGCCATCACCACTCCACCTGGATACCCACCCCAG GGTAGGAATGATATCGCAACGGTCTCCATCTGTAAGAAGTGTATTTACCCCAAGCCAGCCCGAACACACCACTGCAGCATCTGCAATAG CTACGGAAGTTGGGACCTTTTCCGGGAAGCTTATGCTGCCATTGAG ACGTATCACCAGACCCCACCACCCACCTTCTCCTTCCGAGAAAGGGTGACTCACAAGAGTCTTGTCTACCTCTGGTTCCTGTGCAG TTCTGTAGCACTTGCCTTGGGTGCCCTAACTGTATGGCATGCTGTTCTCATCAGTCGAGGGGAGACTAGTATCGAAAGGCACATCAACAAGAAGGAGAGACGTCGGCTGCAGGCCAAGGGCAGA GTTTTCAGGAATCATTACAACTACGGCTGCTTGGACAACTGGAAGGTATTCCTGGGTGTGGACACAGGAAG GCACTGGCTTACTCGGGTGCTGTTGCCTTCCAGTCACCTGCCCCATGGGAATGGAATGACCTGGGACCCCCTCCCTGGGTGA
- the EXOSC1 gene encoding exosome complex component CSL4 isoform X3 — translation MWGPRHLRTLFEELSARKMSELLKKTRLLVEIYKSFRPGDIVLAKVISLGDAQSNYLLTTAENELGVVVAHSESGVQMVPISWCEMQCPKTHTKEFRKVARVQPEFLQT, via the exons ATGTGGGGTCCACGCCACTTAAGAACTCTTTTCGAGGAACTATCCG CAAGGAAGATGTCCGAGCTACTGAAAAAGACAAGGTTGTTG GTTGAGATTTATAAGAGTTTCCGCCCAGGTGACATTGTCCTAGCCAAAGTG ATCTCCCTGGGTGACGCACAGTCCAATTACCTTCTGACCACTGCTGAAAATGAGCTTGGGGTAGTGGTGGCCCACAGTGAATCGG GTGTCCAGATGGTTCCCATTAGCTGGTGTGAGATGCAGTGCCCTAAGACTCACACTAAAGAATTCCGGAAAGTGGCTCGAGTACAGCCTGAATTCTTGCAGACCTAA
- the ZDHHC16 gene encoding palmitoyltransferase ZDHHC16 isoform X2, with the protein MRGQRSLLLGPARLCLRLLLLLGYRRRCPPLLRGLVQRWRYGKVCLRSLLYNSFGGSDTAVDAAFEPIYWLVDNVIRWCGVVFVVLVIVLTSSIVAIAYLCVLPLILRTYSVPRLCWHFFYSHWNLILIVFHYYQAITTPPGYPPQGRNDIATVSICKKCIYPKPARTHHCSICNRCVLKMDHHCPWLNNCVGHYNHRYFFSFCFFMTLGCVYCSYGSWDLFREAYAAIETYHQTPPPTFSFRERVTHKSLVYLWFLCSSVALALGALTVWHAVLISRGETSIERHINKKERRRLQAKGRVFRNHYNYGCLDNWKVFLGVDTGRHWLTRVLLPSSHLPHGNGMTWDPLPG; encoded by the exons ATGCGGGGCCAGCGGAGCCTGCTGCTGGGCCCCGCCCGCCTCTGCCTGCGCCTGCTTCTGCTCCTGGGCTACAGGCGCCGCTGCCCACCTCTGCTCCGGGGCCTGGTACAGCGCTGGCGCTATGGCAAGGTCTGCCTGCGCTCCCTGCTCTACAACTCCTTTGGTGGCAGTGACACCGCTGTCGATGCTGCCTTTGAGCCTATCTACTGGCTGGTGGACAACGTGATCCGTTGGTGTGGGGTG GTGTTCGTGGTGTTGGTGATCGTGCTGACCAGCTCCATTGTGGCCATCGCCTACCTGTGTGTCCTGCCTCTCATCCTCCGAACATACTCAGTGCCACGGCTCTGCTGGCACTTCTTCTACAGCCACTGGAATCTGATCCTCATCGTCTTCCATTACTACCAGGCCATCACCACTCCACCTGGATACCCACCCCAG GGTAGGAATGATATCGCAACGGTCTCCATCTGTAAGAAGTGTATTTACCCCAAGCCAGCCCGAACACACCACTGCAGCATCTGCAATAG GTGTGTGCTGAAGATGGATCATCACTGCC CCTGGCTAAACAACTGTGTAGGCCACTATAACCATCGGtacttcttctctttctgctttttcatgACTCTGGGCTGTGTCTACTGCAGCTACGGAAGTTGGGACCTTTTCCGGGAAGCTTATGCTGCCATTGAG ACGTATCACCAGACCCCACCACCCACCTTCTCCTTCCGAGAAAGGGTGACTCACAAGAGTCTTGTCTACCTCTGGTTCCTGTGCAG TTCTGTAGCACTTGCCTTGGGTGCCCTAACTGTATGGCATGCTGTTCTCATCAGTCGAGGGGAGACTAGTATCGAAAGGCACATCAACAAGAAGGAGAGACGTCGGCTGCAGGCCAAGGGCAGA GTTTTCAGGAATCATTACAACTACGGCTGCTTGGACAACTGGAAGGTATTCCTGGGTGTGGACACAGGAAG GCACTGGCTTACTCGGGTGCTGTTGCCTTCCAGTCACCTGCCCCATGGGAATGGAATGACCTGGGACCCCCTCCCTGGGTGA
- the ZDHHC16 gene encoding palmitoyltransferase ZDHHC16 isoform X1, protein MRGQRSLLLGPARLCLRLLLLLGYRRRCPPLLRGLVQRWRYGKVCLRSLLYNSFGGSDTAVDAAFEPIYWLVDNVIRWCGVVFVVLVIVLTSSIVAIAYLCVLPLILRTYSVPRLCWHFFYSHWNLILIVFHYYQAITTPPGYPPQGRNDIATVSICKKCIYPKPARTHHCSICNRCVLKMDHHCPWLNNCVGHYNHRYFFSFCFFMTLGCVYCSYGSWDLFREAYAAIEKMKQLDKNKLQAVANQTYHQTPPPTFSFRERVTHKSLVYLWFLCSSVALALGALTVWHAVLISRGETSIERHINKKERRRLQAKGRVFRNHYNYGCLDNWKVFLGVDTGRHWLTRVLLPSSHLPHGNGMTWDPLPG, encoded by the exons ATGCGGGGCCAGCGGAGCCTGCTGCTGGGCCCCGCCCGCCTCTGCCTGCGCCTGCTTCTGCTCCTGGGCTACAGGCGCCGCTGCCCACCTCTGCTCCGGGGCCTGGTACAGCGCTGGCGCTATGGCAAGGTCTGCCTGCGCTCCCTGCTCTACAACTCCTTTGGTGGCAGTGACACCGCTGTCGATGCTGCCTTTGAGCCTATCTACTGGCTGGTGGACAACGTGATCCGTTGGTGTGGGGTG GTGTTCGTGGTGTTGGTGATCGTGCTGACCAGCTCCATTGTGGCCATCGCCTACCTGTGTGTCCTGCCTCTCATCCTCCGAACATACTCAGTGCCACGGCTCTGCTGGCACTTCTTCTACAGCCACTGGAATCTGATCCTCATCGTCTTCCATTACTACCAGGCCATCACCACTCCACCTGGATACCCACCCCAG GGTAGGAATGATATCGCAACGGTCTCCATCTGTAAGAAGTGTATTTACCCCAAGCCAGCCCGAACACACCACTGCAGCATCTGCAATAG GTGTGTGCTGAAGATGGATCATCACTGCC CCTGGCTAAACAACTGTGTAGGCCACTATAACCATCGGtacttcttctctttctgctttttcatgACTCTGGGCTGTGTCTACTGCAGCTACGGAAGTTGGGACCTTTTCCGGGAAGCTTATGCTGCCATTGAG AAAATGAAACAGCTCGACAAGAACAAACTACAGGCGGTTGCCAACCAG ACGTATCACCAGACCCCACCACCCACCTTCTCCTTCCGAGAAAGGGTGACTCACAAGAGTCTTGTCTACCTCTGGTTCCTGTGCAG TTCTGTAGCACTTGCCTTGGGTGCCCTAACTGTATGGCATGCTGTTCTCATCAGTCGAGGGGAGACTAGTATCGAAAGGCACATCAACAAGAAGGAGAGACGTCGGCTGCAGGCCAAGGGCAGA GTTTTCAGGAATCATTACAACTACGGCTGCTTGGACAACTGGAAGGTATTCCTGGGTGTGGACACAGGAAG GCACTGGCTTACTCGGGTGCTGTTGCCTTCCAGTCACCTGCCCCATGGGAATGGAATGACCTGGGACCCCCTCCCTGGGTGA
- the EXOSC1 gene encoding exosome complex component CSL4 isoform X2 gives MRSRLRFPPVAVMAPPVRYCIPGERLCNLEEGSPGSGTYTRHGYIFSSLAGCLTKSSENGALPVISVMRETESQLLPDVGAIVTCKVSSINSRFAKVHILYVGSTPLKNSFRGTIRKEDVRATEKDKVEIYKSFRPGDIVLAKVISLGDAQSNYLLTTAENELGVVVAHSESGVQMVPISWCEMQCPKTHTKEFRKVARVQPEFLQT, from the exons ATGAGAAGTCGACTTCGTTTCCCTCCTGTGGCAGTCATGGCGCCACCCGTGAGGTACTGCATTCCGG GCGAACGTCTGTGTAACTTGGAGGAGGGCAGCCCGGGCAGCGGCACTTACACGCGACACGGCTACATCTTTTCGTCGCTTGCTGGCTGCCTGACGAAGAGCAGCGAGAACGGAGCG CTTCCTGTCATTTCTGtgatgagagaaacagaatcccaattACTACCAGATGTGGGGGCTATTGTAACCTGTAAG GTCTCTAGCATCAATTCGCGCTTTGCCAAAGTGCACATCCTATATGTGGGGTCCACGCCACTTAAGAACTCTTTTCGAGGAACTATCCG CAAGGAAGATGTCCGAGCTACTGAAAAAGACAAG GTTGAGATTTATAAGAGTTTCCGCCCAGGTGACATTGTCCTAGCCAAAGTG ATCTCCCTGGGTGACGCACAGTCCAATTACCTTCTGACCACTGCTGAAAATGAGCTTGGGGTAGTGGTGGCCCACAGTGAATCGG GTGTCCAGATGGTTCCCATTAGCTGGTGTGAGATGCAGTGCCCTAAGACTCACACTAAAGAATTCCGGAAAGTGGCTCGAGTACAGCCTGAATTCTTGCAGACCTAA
- the ZDHHC16 gene encoding palmitoyltransferase ZDHHC16 isoform X3, whose protein sequence is MRGQRSLLLGPARLCLRLLLLLGYRRRCPPLLRGLVQRWRYGKVCLRSLLYNSFGGSDTAVDAAFEPIYWLVDNVIRWCGVVFVVLVIVLTSSIVAIAYLCVLPLILRTYSVPRLCWHFFYSHWNLILIVFHYYQAITTPPGYPPQGRNDIATVSICKKCIYPKPARTHHCSICNSYGSWDLFREAYAAIEKMKQLDKNKLQAVANQTYHQTPPPTFSFRERVTHKSLVYLWFLCSSVALALGALTVWHAVLISRGETSIERHINKKERRRLQAKGRVFRNHYNYGCLDNWKVFLGVDTGRHWLTRVLLPSSHLPHGNGMTWDPLPG, encoded by the exons ATGCGGGGCCAGCGGAGCCTGCTGCTGGGCCCCGCCCGCCTCTGCCTGCGCCTGCTTCTGCTCCTGGGCTACAGGCGCCGCTGCCCACCTCTGCTCCGGGGCCTGGTACAGCGCTGGCGCTATGGCAAGGTCTGCCTGCGCTCCCTGCTCTACAACTCCTTTGGTGGCAGTGACACCGCTGTCGATGCTGCCTTTGAGCCTATCTACTGGCTGGTGGACAACGTGATCCGTTGGTGTGGGGTG GTGTTCGTGGTGTTGGTGATCGTGCTGACCAGCTCCATTGTGGCCATCGCCTACCTGTGTGTCCTGCCTCTCATCCTCCGAACATACTCAGTGCCACGGCTCTGCTGGCACTTCTTCTACAGCCACTGGAATCTGATCCTCATCGTCTTCCATTACTACCAGGCCATCACCACTCCACCTGGATACCCACCCCAG GGTAGGAATGATATCGCAACGGTCTCCATCTGTAAGAAGTGTATTTACCCCAAGCCAGCCCGAACACACCACTGCAGCATCTGCAATAG CTACGGAAGTTGGGACCTTTTCCGGGAAGCTTATGCTGCCATTGAG AAAATGAAACAGCTCGACAAGAACAAACTACAGGCGGTTGCCAACCAG ACGTATCACCAGACCCCACCACCCACCTTCTCCTTCCGAGAAAGGGTGACTCACAAGAGTCTTGTCTACCTCTGGTTCCTGTGCAG TTCTGTAGCACTTGCCTTGGGTGCCCTAACTGTATGGCATGCTGTTCTCATCAGTCGAGGGGAGACTAGTATCGAAAGGCACATCAACAAGAAGGAGAGACGTCGGCTGCAGGCCAAGGGCAGA GTTTTCAGGAATCATTACAACTACGGCTGCTTGGACAACTGGAAGGTATTCCTGGGTGTGGACACAGGAAG GCACTGGCTTACTCGGGTGCTGTTGCCTTCCAGTCACCTGCCCCATGGGAATGGAATGACCTGGGACCCCCTCCCTGGGTGA